A region from the Linepithema humile isolate Giens D197 chromosome 1, Lhum_UNIL_v1.0, whole genome shotgun sequence genome encodes:
- the LOC105680140 gene encoding glutamine and serine-rich protein 1 isoform X3, translating into MDPVGPWYAYNRITVGSATGTFQAATPTTSSDFVSHHLTTAATQAAPSTTTSQLLLQAAHTTATLAGQPSPFNPGGFLSPPPVGYDVFTPLFPNAKQAHYVTQHRQTLVQAQTVSVTKQNTTTESDIPALRENYSTAHQATFFEQQGVPTSPTASTLAWTHQNNTQLPSPFGILPHESVVPSSPGAPSTKSSGTGYENTFNTHFNTQTINNINASQLTSSSACSADFKTSGCPTDAKKSVNVRSQSPTVSVKSVIPTSQASSSQTFFHQVPTTFSSENLTSTYPSASNGSQSIAGNGKVQSSLQHQQSCIVSTPSNNASGKEYRIPQPPSRSVVSTTVFLSASVRSGSTQAIQDKQGTRNGNFTSPPNKAVTNAAQQNIQSKAQAKIYSELGSHGGVEHRRNEQQGHDNSQSSPISFSIMDNRSLNYATNNTANCNNTSGKLTSNQRASSNSNLQSHPQQQQQQQTFHILNQQQQQQQQQQQQQQTTTYRHYLTGSTNDAEYHHPGRSKSATSTDSAYSSNTSQNGPDCSVVVPRRPSPLQAHSQASPLGHVPSPAYPMYNSPMATMSSPSPLQQHTENNSNQCASGTSYKGGVQQQVTPSSPLDVTVSRPASQGQVAYSSVITRALGTTENNKTAYNAEGKTYDRQQQDFSQTQKQQVCWESDNRQTVNDNRKFAVYSGTNATAGDMNAQSLPVQQQVQRLINVADRQQPYFEANQVALQDLSSCRGDPMSIVKNLQTLQQSPCQVQQHTTAAIPTSTTEQQKQAEERRKADSANKKRKSLEKSVHNTPLANELTGTATMTEYLNRIPPPAHHNAVNQQQQNGYFEFERWPPSPAKMFPTASGAFSSQSSLHHSTNFVGTPAHQHQTLMVSHHHAPPPLPYFPAFHIPAGHHPHHPHEFQSSVEITPIGFENTANQNTNYNQEVKDDQPKVIVPNIEEELGFLKQDQQLMPSANQMNKDFKRPNRDPNTGFMTSYLKFLQGERDPSPPPAIRGGRKATWNRSKPYIPVESNKPTEALINGETTKPQEKPAPIKETSVKETPVIDYANDPRYFPLPKERKKSNFDSSDDGFTSDDDFLFAPKKTEKKVQNASNSSNTEVVTVKSEGKGRKGRPIKPGGPTDRKRRAAAAAAAAAAVAAAAAETEKKSSKKAEEVDPLLLPPRRETSRRKAKEKTSVKQFLDRQQGIDYFDNDEEQVDSDSDPAWTPAVKLIGEEEEKRKKRGRPAITKKIRKILEEDGYSSGEAIVSKKSTRKKHEMSSKNFNSSGKVSSKNDEKLAAAASDEDIDISPFKSGEFVVIKTDLIEEYPPLWRIDGKTLLQKYEPFKSNGKTLYRNISTYSAWVSQNRHIYQQVPVKFWQQGKIETIVEFLRDEMIIDDSENIIKSMKDTEKYQDNFEVYIQTLISQALDSNFLTEILQEQDDYFLSNVKIVDEVTEERKRRLLFTTKWKPNVVTAISTWPCVDVLKDLPASEYKGKSCAGCQQTKIYARVLLYGQPYNSTTLEGSPPDPRAPHDKAFLLCRICQKKVTLYNKVAHQKYLMFLECTRRVADKRAASPHKDTTKILNELLADEPWLNQLFKEARSIWAEIDSMEQQAITKAKPKAALSSSIKQYHKTETTVANDSTVLTSKESANISESQVPMQNIENNPQTASSDVQMGSEPS; encoded by the exons ATGGATCCCGTTGGTCCATGGTACGCATACAATCGTATTACCGTGGGCAGTGCCACTGGGACATTTCAAGCAGCAACACCAACGACATCCAGTGATTTTGTCTCCCATCATTTAACAACAGCTGCTACACAGGCAGCGCCATCAACAACGACGTCGCAATTGCTTCTACAAGCAGCCCATACAACAGCAACTCTGGCGGGTCAACCGTCCCCTTTTAATCCGGGGGGATTTCTATCTCCGCCCCCCGTGGGTTACGACGTTTTCACTCCTCTGTTTCCCAATGCTAAACAGGCGCATTATGTTACTCAACATAGGCAAACTCTCGTTCAAGCGCAAACGGTGTCGGTGACGAAGCAAAACACCACAACGGAGTCTGATATTCCTGCGTTGAGAGAGAATTATAGCACCGCGCATCAAGCTACATTCTTTGAACAACAAGGGGTGCCGACGTCGCCCACGGCGTCAACATTGGCCTGGACACATCAGAATAATACACAGCTGCCTAGCCCGTTCGGCATTTTGCCACATGAGAGCGTTGTTCCTTCGTCCCCGGGCGCGCCGTCAACGAAATCCAGCGGCACCGGCTACGAGAACACTTTCAATACCCATTTCAACACGCAGaccataaataatatcaatgctTCCCAGTTAACTAGTTCGTCTGCGTGTAGCGCAGATTTTAAGACATCCGGTTGTCCGACCGACGCGAAGAAATCAGTCAATGTAAGATCACAATCACCTACCGTCAGTGTAAAATCCGTGATTCCCACGTCGCAGGCCAGTAGCAGTCAGACGTTCTTCCATCAAGTTCCGACGACTTTTAGTTCCGAGAACTTGACGAGCACTTATCCAAGTGCGAGCAATGGAAGCCAATCCATTGCCGGAAACGGCAAGGTGCAATCGTCGCTGCAGCATCAGCAATCGTGCATCGTGTCGACACCGAGCAATAATGCCTCGGGTAAGGAATACAGAATACCGCAGCCGCCGTCGAGGTCAGTCGTGTCGACGACGGTTTTTTTGAGTGCCTCCGTGCGATCAGGCTCCACGCAAGCGATTCAGGACAAACAGGGAACGCGCAACGGCAATTTCACGTCGCCGCCTAACAAAGCGGTCACCAACGCCGCTCAGCAAAATATTCAGTCCAAGGCGCAGGCGAAGATCTATTCGGAATTGGGTAGCCACGGAGGTGTCGAGCATCGAAGAAACGAGCAACAGGGGCATGATAACAGTCAATCGTCTCCGATTAGCTTCTCCATTATGGACAATCGTAGCTTAAATTACGCCACGAACAATACCGCAAACTGCAACAATACCAGTGGCAAGCTCACGAGCAACCAGAGGGCATCGTCCAACAGCAATCTCCAGTCGCATCctcagcagcagcaacagcagcagacGTTTCACATTTTGAatcaacaacagcagcagcagcagcaacaacaacaacaacaacaaacTACGACCTATAGACATTATTTGACGGGATCAACGAACGACGCGGAGTACCATCATCCAGGCAGATCAAAATCCGCAACTTCAACGGACTCCGCGTACTCCTCCAATACTTCGCAAAATGGACCAGACTGCAGCGTTGTTGTTCCCCGACGACCGAGTCCTTTGCAAGCCCATTCGCAGGCCAGTCCCTTGGGCCACGTTCCGAGTCCGGCGTATCCCATGTACAATAGTCCAATGGCGACCatgtcgtcgccgtcgccgttgCAACAGCATACCGAAAATAACAGCAATCAATGTGCCAGCGGCACATCGTACAAAGGCGGAGTTCAGCAACAGGTTACTCCGTCGTCACCTCTTGACGTCACCGTTTCTAGACCGGCGTCCCAGGGACAGGTCGCGTATTCGTCGGTGATTACGCGCGCGTTGGGCACCACAGAGAACAACAAAACCGCTTACAACGCTGAGGGTAAAACGTACGACAGGCAGCAGCAGGATTTCTCGCAGACGCAGAAGCAGCAAGTCTGCTGGGAGAGTGACAACCGGCAAACGGTGAACGATAACAGGAAGTTTGCCGTTTACAGCGGCACAAATGCGACCGCTGGCGACATGAATGCGCAGAGCTTGCCGGTTCAGCAACAGGTGCAAAGACTGATAAACGTTGCGGATAGACAGCAGCCGTATTTCGAGGCTAATCAAGTGGCGCTGCAGGACTTGAGCAGCTGCCGGGGAGACCCGATGAGTATTGTGAAGAACTTGCAGACGTTGCAACAGAGCCCCTGTCAAGTGCAGCAGCACACGACCGCTGCTATACCGACCAGTACGACAGAGCAACAGAAGCAGGCTGAGGAACGGCGAAAAGCCGACAGTGCTAACAAGAAGAGGAAAAGTTTGGAGAAAAGTGTACACAATACGCCATTGGCGAACGAACTTACGGGCACTGCGACGATGACGGAATACCTCAATAGGATACCACCGCCGGCTCACCACAACGCGGTTAATCAACAACAACAGAACGGTTACTTCGAGTTCGAACGGTGGCCGCCCTCACCCGCCAAGATGTTCCCCACTGCGTCCGGCGCCTTTAGCTCTCAGTCGTCACTGCACCATTCGACTAATTTTGTGGGCACCCCGGCACACCAGCACCAGACGCTAATGGTGTCGCATCATCACGCGCCGCCGCCTCTCCCATATTTTCCGGCCTTCCATATTCCCGCGGGTCATCATCCACATCACCCACACGAATTCCAATCCTCGGTCGAGATAACGCCGATAGGATTCGAGAATACCGCGAATCAAAACACCAATTACAATCAAGAAGTCAAAGACGACCAGCCTAAAGTGATCGTTCCTAATATCGAAGAGGAGCTAGGTTTCCTTAAGCAGGATCAGCAACTGATGCCGAGCGCGAATCAAATGAACAAAGACTTTAAACGGCCCAATCGAGACCCGAATACAGGCTTTATGACGAGCTACTTAAAGTTTCTGCAAGGTGAAAGAGATCCCTCTCCGCCGCCTGCTATACGCGGTGGCAGAAAGGCTACATGGAACAGGTCAAAACCGTATATACCCGTTGAGTCGAATAAACCTACGGAAGCTTTAATTAACGGCGAAACTACTAAACCCCAAGAAAAACCGGCGCCGATTAAGGAAACATCGGTTAAGGAAACACCTGTAATAGATTACGCTAATGATCCTAGGTACTTTCCATTGCcgaaggagagaaaaaagtCAAACTTTGATTCGAGTGACGACGGATTTACTAGTGACGATGACTTTCTGTTTGCTCCTAAGAAAACTGAGAAGAAAGTGCAGAACGCAAGTAATTCTAGTAATACTGAAGTTGTTACTGTGAAATCAGAAGGAAAAGGTAGGAAAGGTCGGCCTATTAAGCCCGGTGGACCCACagatagaaagagaagagCTGCtgcagcggcagcggcggcagcagcggtagcagcagcagcagcggaAACAGAGAAAAAGTCTTCAAAGAAGGCTGAAGAAG TAGATCCTTTACTCCTTCCTCCCAGACGTGAGACATCGAGAAGAAAAGCGAAAGAAAAGACCTCAGTGAAACAATTTCTGGATCGACAACAGGGTATAGATTATTTCGATAATGACGAGGAACAAGTCGATTCCGATTCAGATCCAGCGTGGACTCCTGCTGTAAAATTGATCggggaagaagaagaaaagagaaagaaacgtGGTAGACCTGCtatcacaaaaaaaattaggaAGATCTTGGAGGAAGATGGATATTCGTCTGGGGAAGCTATTGTTTCCAAAAAATCGACAAGGAAAAAACACGAAATGTCttcaaaaaactttaatagtTCTGGCAAAGTTTCTTCTAAGAATGATGAAAAATTAGCAGCGGCAGCAAGCGACGAAGATATCGATATCTCACCATTTAAG TCTGGTGAATTTGTTGTGATCAAGACAGATTTGATTGAAGAATATCCCCCTCTTTGGAGAATAGACGGCAAAACGTTACTCCAGAAATATGAACCATTCAAATCCAATGGAAAAACTTTATACAGAAACATATCTACG tattCTGCATGGGTTTCACAAAATCGACATATATATCAACAAGTTCCTGTGAAATTCTGGCAGCAAGGCAAGATAGAAACAATTGTGGAATTCTTGAGAGATGAGATGATCATTGATGATAG CGAGAACATCATTAAATCTATGAAAGATACCGAAAAGTATCAAGATAATTTTGAAGTTTATATACAGACATTGATCTCGCAAGCTTTGGATTCGAATTTTCTTAcagaaatattacaagaacaag ATGATTACTTCCTGTCAAATGTTAAGATTGTCGATGAAGTAACAGAGGAGAGGAAACGTCGTCTCTTGTTCACGACTAAATGGAAACCGAATGTTGTGACAGCAATATCAACATGGCCGTGTGTTGATGTGCTTAAAGATCTACCGGCATCGGAATATAAAGGGAAATCTTGCGCTGGTTGTCAACAGACAAAAATCTATGCGAGAGTTCTGCTTTATGGACAGCCATATAATAGTACTACATTGGAAGGCTCACCTCCTGATCCAAGAGCACCTCACGACAAA GCTTTTTTATTATGCCGCATTTGCCAAAAAAAGGTAACTTTGTATAATAAAGTTGCTCATCAAAAGTATCTAATGTTTTTGGAATGTACGAGAAGAGTGGCCGATAAAAGAGCAGCTTCTCCGCACAAGGacacaacaaaaatattgaatgaatTGTTAGCAGATGAACCATGGTTGAATCAA cttttCAAGGAAGCAAGAAGCATTTGGGCTGAAATTGATAGCATGGAGCAACAAGCTATAACAAAAGCGAAACCGAAAGCAGCATTGTCGTCgtcaataaaacaatatcataAAACAGAGACGACAGTCGCCAATGATTCTACTGTACTTACATCTAAAGAGTCTGCTAATATTTCTGAATCACAGGTGCCTATGCAGAATATCGAAAACAATCCTCAAACAGCTTCTAGCGACGTGCAGATGGGCAGCGAACCGTCTTAG